One genomic segment of [Pasteurella] aerogenes includes these proteins:
- the hmrR_2 gene encoding Copper export regulator, producing the protein MSKIFQIKQASEQTGVHLETIRYYEKQGLIKPTFQANGYRVFDENQLEQLRFIKTCRNIGFSLKDIQVLLAFQTTPNHQCDDVDELTQKHLSHINEQIKQLQEVKSFLEQIIGCQNKKIENCQIIKSIKDKG; encoded by the coding sequence ATGTCAAAAATTTTTCAAATTAAACAAGCCAGTGAACAAACAGGCGTGCATTTGGAAACCATTCGTTATTATGAAAAACAAGGCTTAATCAAGCCAACTTTTCAAGCTAATGGCTACCGAGTTTTTGATGAAAATCAGCTAGAACAATTACGCTTTATTAAAACTTGTCGCAATATCGGTTTTTCTTTAAAAGATATTCAGGTCTTATTGGCATTCCAAACAACTCCCAATCATCAATGTGATGATGTTGATGAGTTAACCCAAAAACATTTATCGCATATCAATGAACAAATTAAGCAATTACAAGAAGTTAAATCATTTTTGGAACAAATTATTGGTTGTCAAAATAAAAAAATTGAAAATTGTCAAATCATTAAAAGTATTAAAGATAAAGGATAA